In the Desulfurellaceae bacterium genome, one interval contains:
- a CDS encoding alpha/beta hydrolase, producing the protein MVGHNTGSPQKIHYQVETQLRLTADAWGASDAPPVLLLHGGGQTRYAWGGTARTLAEQGWYAVSIDLRGHGDSDWAPDGNYNIDAYVADLHKVLGHFSQRPVLIGASLGGMTSLLTEGESAEPVSSAVVLVDITPRVEQEGVDRIRAFMTGRPNGFADLEEAADYVAAYLPHRPRPKNLSGLEKNLRQGEDGRYRWHWDPQMLSPARLRRDPERMLAAARGLTVPTLLVRGKISDVVSEETADEFRHAVPHAQYADVSGAGHMVAGDQNDAFGLAVLDFLAGVKASRTE; encoded by the coding sequence ATGGTAGGACACAACACCGGTTCTCCGCAAAAGATCCACTATCAGGTCGAGACTCAACTGAGGCTGACCGCCGATGCCTGGGGGGCGAGCGACGCTCCGCCCGTTCTGCTCTTGCACGGCGGGGGACAGACCCGCTACGCCTGGGGCGGGACGGCGCGGACCCTGGCCGAGCAGGGCTGGTATGCGGTCTCGATTGACCTGCGCGGCCACGGCGACAGCGACTGGGCGCCGGACGGCAATTATAATATCGACGCCTATGTGGCGGACCTGCATAAAGTCCTGGGCCATTTCAGCCAGCGGCCGGTCCTGATCGGCGCCTCGCTGGGCGGCATGACCTCGCTGCTGACCGAGGGCGAGTCGGCCGAGCCGGTCAGCTCGGCCGTCGTGCTGGTGGATATCACGCCCCGGGTAGAGCAGGAGGGGGTTGACCGCATCCGAGCCTTCATGACCGGCCGGCCCAATGGCTTTGCCGACCTCGAAGAGGCGGCCGACTATGTAGCCGCCTATCTGCCCCACCGGCCACGACCCAAGAATCTGAGCGGCCTCGAAAAAAATCTGCGCCAGGGCGAGGACGGCCGCTACCGCTGGCACTGGGACCCCCAGATGCTGAGCCCGGCCCGGCTGCGCCGTGACCCCGAGCGGATGCTGGCGGCCGCCCGGGGCCTGACCGTCCCGACCCTGCTGGTCCGTGGAAAAATCAGCGATGTGGTCAGTGAAGAGACCGCCGACGAGTTTCGTCACGCCGTACCCCACGCCCAGTACGCGGATGTCTCGGGCGCGGGCCATATGGTGGCCGGAGACCAGAACGATGCTTTTGGGCTGGCCGTGCTTGATTTCTTGGCCGGGGTGAAGGCCAGTCGGACGGAGTGA